A single window of Silurus meridionalis isolate SWU-2019-XX chromosome 11, ASM1480568v1, whole genome shotgun sequence DNA harbors:
- the erg gene encoding transcriptional regulator ERG isoform X1 — protein sequence MVQTGTEEEPHTANHKEALSVVSEDQSLFECVYSVAQQAKPDMTASAVSEYGQSKLSPRATQQDWLTPPPGRVTIKMECSNGGGGSIGGGGGRVGQVNGSRTSPDDCSVGKGKMASGGDAAPMTCISYMEDKHAAPPNMTTNERRVIVPADPTLWTPDHVRQWLEWAVREYGLLEVDVSLFHNIDGKELCKMSKENFQRLTPSYNADILLSHLHYLRETPLPHLTSDDVDKALQNSPRLMHARNTGGASFIFPNAPVYPPDTPRAPARPDLSYEAARRSAWPPQSASTNKVAQSSPAIVTKTEEQRPQLDPYQVLGPTSSRLANPGSGQIQLWQFLLELLSDSANSSCITWEGTNGEFKMTDPDEVARRWGERKSKPNMNYDKLSRALRYYYDKNIMTKVHGKRYAYKFDFHGIAQALQPHPPESAMYKYPSDLPYMSSYHPHTQKMNFVSPHPQALPVTSSGFFGAPNPYWNSPGAGLYPSPRHPATHMPPHLGTYY from the exons ATGGTCCAGACTGGAACAGAGGAAGAGCCACATACCGCCAATCATAAG GAGGCGCTGTCGGTGGTGAGTGAGGACCAATCTCTGTTTGAGTGTGTCTACAGCGTGGCCCAGCAGGCCAAGCCAGACATGACAGCATCAGCAGTGAGTGAGTATGGCCAGAGTAAGCTGAGTCCCAGAGCAACACAGCAGGACTGGCTCACCCCTCCACCTGGCCGTGTCACCATCAAGATGGAGTGCAGcaatggaggaggaggaagtatAGGAGGAGGAGGCGGAAGAGTGGGTCAGGTGAACGGCTCAAG gacCTCTCCAGATGACTGCAGTGTGGGTAAAGGAAAGATGGCAAGTGGAGGCGATGCTGCTCCTATGACCTGCATCAGCTACATGGAGGACAAACATGCTGCCCCGCCCAATATGACAACCAACGAGCGCAGAGTCATTGTACCTGCag ACCCGACACTATGGACACCAGATCACGTGCGTCAGTGGCTGGAGTGGGCTGTAAGGGAGTATGGCTTGCTGGAGGTGGACGTCTCGCTCTTCCACAACATTGATGGCAAGGAGCTCTGCAAGATGAGCAAAGAGAACTTTCAGCGACTCACGCCCAGTTACAATGCTGACATCCTACTGTCTCATCTGCACTACCTACGGGAGA CTCCACTTCCCCATTTGACTTCAGACGATGTTGACAAAGCCTTGCAAAACTCGCCACGGTTAATGCATGCACGTAACACAG GAGGTGCAAGCTTCATCTTCCCCAATGCTCCTGTCTACCCACCTGACACTCCGAGAGCCCCTGCAAGACCAG ATTTGTCTTATGAAGCTGCAAGACGATCTGCATGGCCACCCCAATCAGCATCAACTAATAAAG TTGCACAGTCCTCACCCGCCATTGTCACCAAAACAGAGGAGCAGAGGCCACAGCTTg ATCCATATCAGGTTTTGGGTCCAACAAGCAGCAGACTGGCAAACCCAG GCTCGGGCCAAATCCAGCTGTGGCAGTTCCTGCTGGAGCTGCTCTCAGACAGTgcgaactcgagctgcatcacatGGGAGGGCACTAATGGTGAGTTCAAGATGACAGACCCGGACGAGGTGGCTCGCCGCTGGGGAGAGCGTAAGAGCAAGCCCAACATGAACTATGACAAGCTGAGCCGTGCTCTGCGCTACTACTATGACAAAAACATCATGACCAAAGTGCATGGCAAACGTTATGCCTACAAGTTTGACTTCCACGGCATTGCCCAGGCCTTACAGCCTCATCCTCCTGAGTCAGCCATGTACAAATACCCTTCTGATCTGCCCTATATGAGCTCCTACCACCCCCATACCCAGAAAATGAACTTTGTCTCACCTCACCCTCAAGCACTGCCCGTCACATCTTCCGGCTTCTTTGGTGCGCCAAACCCTTACTGGAACTCACCAGGAGCCGGCCTCTACCCCAGTCCACGCCATCCAGCCACCCACATGCCCCCTCATCTCGGCACCTATTACTAG
- the erg gene encoding transcriptional regulator ERG isoform X3, with protein sequence MVQTGTEEEPHTANHKEALSVVSEDQSLFECVYSVAQQAKPDMTASAVSEYGQSKLSPRATQQDWLTPPPGRVTIKMECSNGGGGSIGGGGGRVGQVNGSRTSPDDCSVGKGKMASGGDAAPMTCISYMEDKHAAPPNMTTNERRVIVPADPTLWTPDHVRQWLEWAVREYGLLEVDVSLFHNIDGKELCKMSKENFQRLTPSYNADILLSHLHYLRERGASFIFPNAPVYPPDTPRAPARPDLSYEAARRSAWPPQSASTNKVAQSSPAIVTKTEEQRPQLDPYQVLGPTSSRLANPGSGQIQLWQFLLELLSDSANSSCITWEGTNGEFKMTDPDEVARRWGERKSKPNMNYDKLSRALRYYYDKNIMTKVHGKRYAYKFDFHGIAQALQPHPPESAMYKYPSDLPYMSSYHPHTQKMNFVSPHPQALPVTSSGFFGAPNPYWNSPGAGLYPSPRHPATHMPPHLGTYY encoded by the exons ATGGTCCAGACTGGAACAGAGGAAGAGCCACATACCGCCAATCATAAG GAGGCGCTGTCGGTGGTGAGTGAGGACCAATCTCTGTTTGAGTGTGTCTACAGCGTGGCCCAGCAGGCCAAGCCAGACATGACAGCATCAGCAGTGAGTGAGTATGGCCAGAGTAAGCTGAGTCCCAGAGCAACACAGCAGGACTGGCTCACCCCTCCACCTGGCCGTGTCACCATCAAGATGGAGTGCAGcaatggaggaggaggaagtatAGGAGGAGGAGGCGGAAGAGTGGGTCAGGTGAACGGCTCAAG gacCTCTCCAGATGACTGCAGTGTGGGTAAAGGAAAGATGGCAAGTGGAGGCGATGCTGCTCCTATGACCTGCATCAGCTACATGGAGGACAAACATGCTGCCCCGCCCAATATGACAACCAACGAGCGCAGAGTCATTGTACCTGCag ACCCGACACTATGGACACCAGATCACGTGCGTCAGTGGCTGGAGTGGGCTGTAAGGGAGTATGGCTTGCTGGAGGTGGACGTCTCGCTCTTCCACAACATTGATGGCAAGGAGCTCTGCAAGATGAGCAAAGAGAACTTTCAGCGACTCACGCCCAGTTACAATGCTGACATCCTACTGTCTCATCTGCACTACCTACGGGAGA GAGGTGCAAGCTTCATCTTCCCCAATGCTCCTGTCTACCCACCTGACACTCCGAGAGCCCCTGCAAGACCAG ATTTGTCTTATGAAGCTGCAAGACGATCTGCATGGCCACCCCAATCAGCATCAACTAATAAAG TTGCACAGTCCTCACCCGCCATTGTCACCAAAACAGAGGAGCAGAGGCCACAGCTTg ATCCATATCAGGTTTTGGGTCCAACAAGCAGCAGACTGGCAAACCCAG GCTCGGGCCAAATCCAGCTGTGGCAGTTCCTGCTGGAGCTGCTCTCAGACAGTgcgaactcgagctgcatcacatGGGAGGGCACTAATGGTGAGTTCAAGATGACAGACCCGGACGAGGTGGCTCGCCGCTGGGGAGAGCGTAAGAGCAAGCCCAACATGAACTATGACAAGCTGAGCCGTGCTCTGCGCTACTACTATGACAAAAACATCATGACCAAAGTGCATGGCAAACGTTATGCCTACAAGTTTGACTTCCACGGCATTGCCCAGGCCTTACAGCCTCATCCTCCTGAGTCAGCCATGTACAAATACCCTTCTGATCTGCCCTATATGAGCTCCTACCACCCCCATACCCAGAAAATGAACTTTGTCTCACCTCACCCTCAAGCACTGCCCGTCACATCTTCCGGCTTCTTTGGTGCGCCAAACCCTTACTGGAACTCACCAGGAGCCGGCCTCTACCCCAGTCCACGCCATCCAGCCACCCACATGCCCCCTCATCTCGGCACCTATTACTAG
- the erg gene encoding transcriptional regulator ERG isoform X2, with the protein MASTIKEALSVVSEDQSLFECVYSVAQQAKPDMTASAVSEYGQSKLSPRATQQDWLTPPPGRVTIKMECSNGGGGSIGGGGGRVGQVNGSRTSPDDCSVGKGKMASGGDAAPMTCISYMEDKHAAPPNMTTNERRVIVPADPTLWTPDHVRQWLEWAVREYGLLEVDVSLFHNIDGKELCKMSKENFQRLTPSYNADILLSHLHYLRETPLPHLTSDDVDKALQNSPRLMHARNTGGASFIFPNAPVYPPDTPRAPARPDLSYEAARRSAWPPQSASTNKVAQSSPAIVTKTEEQRPQLDPYQVLGPTSSRLANPGSGQIQLWQFLLELLSDSANSSCITWEGTNGEFKMTDPDEVARRWGERKSKPNMNYDKLSRALRYYYDKNIMTKVHGKRYAYKFDFHGIAQALQPHPPESAMYKYPSDLPYMSSYHPHTQKMNFVSPHPQALPVTSSGFFGAPNPYWNSPGAGLYPSPRHPATHMPPHLGTYY; encoded by the exons ATGGCGAGCACGATTAAG GAGGCGCTGTCGGTGGTGAGTGAGGACCAATCTCTGTTTGAGTGTGTCTACAGCGTGGCCCAGCAGGCCAAGCCAGACATGACAGCATCAGCAGTGAGTGAGTATGGCCAGAGTAAGCTGAGTCCCAGAGCAACACAGCAGGACTGGCTCACCCCTCCACCTGGCCGTGTCACCATCAAGATGGAGTGCAGcaatggaggaggaggaagtatAGGAGGAGGAGGCGGAAGAGTGGGTCAGGTGAACGGCTCAAG gacCTCTCCAGATGACTGCAGTGTGGGTAAAGGAAAGATGGCAAGTGGAGGCGATGCTGCTCCTATGACCTGCATCAGCTACATGGAGGACAAACATGCTGCCCCGCCCAATATGACAACCAACGAGCGCAGAGTCATTGTACCTGCag ACCCGACACTATGGACACCAGATCACGTGCGTCAGTGGCTGGAGTGGGCTGTAAGGGAGTATGGCTTGCTGGAGGTGGACGTCTCGCTCTTCCACAACATTGATGGCAAGGAGCTCTGCAAGATGAGCAAAGAGAACTTTCAGCGACTCACGCCCAGTTACAATGCTGACATCCTACTGTCTCATCTGCACTACCTACGGGAGA CTCCACTTCCCCATTTGACTTCAGACGATGTTGACAAAGCCTTGCAAAACTCGCCACGGTTAATGCATGCACGTAACACAG GAGGTGCAAGCTTCATCTTCCCCAATGCTCCTGTCTACCCACCTGACACTCCGAGAGCCCCTGCAAGACCAG ATTTGTCTTATGAAGCTGCAAGACGATCTGCATGGCCACCCCAATCAGCATCAACTAATAAAG TTGCACAGTCCTCACCCGCCATTGTCACCAAAACAGAGGAGCAGAGGCCACAGCTTg ATCCATATCAGGTTTTGGGTCCAACAAGCAGCAGACTGGCAAACCCAG GCTCGGGCCAAATCCAGCTGTGGCAGTTCCTGCTGGAGCTGCTCTCAGACAGTgcgaactcgagctgcatcacatGGGAGGGCACTAATGGTGAGTTCAAGATGACAGACCCGGACGAGGTGGCTCGCCGCTGGGGAGAGCGTAAGAGCAAGCCCAACATGAACTATGACAAGCTGAGCCGTGCTCTGCGCTACTACTATGACAAAAACATCATGACCAAAGTGCATGGCAAACGTTATGCCTACAAGTTTGACTTCCACGGCATTGCCCAGGCCTTACAGCCTCATCCTCCTGAGTCAGCCATGTACAAATACCCTTCTGATCTGCCCTATATGAGCTCCTACCACCCCCATACCCAGAAAATGAACTTTGTCTCACCTCACCCTCAAGCACTGCCCGTCACATCTTCCGGCTTCTTTGGTGCGCCAAACCCTTACTGGAACTCACCAGGAGCCGGCCTCTACCCCAGTCCACGCCATCCAGCCACCCACATGCCCCCTCATCTCGGCACCTATTACTAG
- the erg gene encoding transcriptional regulator ERG isoform X4, translating into MASTIKEALSVVSEDQSLFECVYSVAQQAKPDMTASAVSEYGQSKLSPRATQQDWLTPPPGRVTIKMECSNGGGGSIGGGGGRVGQVNGSRTSPDDCSVGKGKMASGGDAAPMTCISYMEDKHAAPPNMTTNERRVIVPADPTLWTPDHVRQWLEWAVREYGLLEVDVSLFHNIDGKELCKMSKENFQRLTPSYNADILLSHLHYLRERGASFIFPNAPVYPPDTPRAPARPDLSYEAARRSAWPPQSASTNKVAQSSPAIVTKTEEQRPQLDPYQVLGPTSSRLANPGSGQIQLWQFLLELLSDSANSSCITWEGTNGEFKMTDPDEVARRWGERKSKPNMNYDKLSRALRYYYDKNIMTKVHGKRYAYKFDFHGIAQALQPHPPESAMYKYPSDLPYMSSYHPHTQKMNFVSPHPQALPVTSSGFFGAPNPYWNSPGAGLYPSPRHPATHMPPHLGTYY; encoded by the exons ATGGCGAGCACGATTAAG GAGGCGCTGTCGGTGGTGAGTGAGGACCAATCTCTGTTTGAGTGTGTCTACAGCGTGGCCCAGCAGGCCAAGCCAGACATGACAGCATCAGCAGTGAGTGAGTATGGCCAGAGTAAGCTGAGTCCCAGAGCAACACAGCAGGACTGGCTCACCCCTCCACCTGGCCGTGTCACCATCAAGATGGAGTGCAGcaatggaggaggaggaagtatAGGAGGAGGAGGCGGAAGAGTGGGTCAGGTGAACGGCTCAAG gacCTCTCCAGATGACTGCAGTGTGGGTAAAGGAAAGATGGCAAGTGGAGGCGATGCTGCTCCTATGACCTGCATCAGCTACATGGAGGACAAACATGCTGCCCCGCCCAATATGACAACCAACGAGCGCAGAGTCATTGTACCTGCag ACCCGACACTATGGACACCAGATCACGTGCGTCAGTGGCTGGAGTGGGCTGTAAGGGAGTATGGCTTGCTGGAGGTGGACGTCTCGCTCTTCCACAACATTGATGGCAAGGAGCTCTGCAAGATGAGCAAAGAGAACTTTCAGCGACTCACGCCCAGTTACAATGCTGACATCCTACTGTCTCATCTGCACTACCTACGGGAGA GAGGTGCAAGCTTCATCTTCCCCAATGCTCCTGTCTACCCACCTGACACTCCGAGAGCCCCTGCAAGACCAG ATTTGTCTTATGAAGCTGCAAGACGATCTGCATGGCCACCCCAATCAGCATCAACTAATAAAG TTGCACAGTCCTCACCCGCCATTGTCACCAAAACAGAGGAGCAGAGGCCACAGCTTg ATCCATATCAGGTTTTGGGTCCAACAAGCAGCAGACTGGCAAACCCAG GCTCGGGCCAAATCCAGCTGTGGCAGTTCCTGCTGGAGCTGCTCTCAGACAGTgcgaactcgagctgcatcacatGGGAGGGCACTAATGGTGAGTTCAAGATGACAGACCCGGACGAGGTGGCTCGCCGCTGGGGAGAGCGTAAGAGCAAGCCCAACATGAACTATGACAAGCTGAGCCGTGCTCTGCGCTACTACTATGACAAAAACATCATGACCAAAGTGCATGGCAAACGTTATGCCTACAAGTTTGACTTCCACGGCATTGCCCAGGCCTTACAGCCTCATCCTCCTGAGTCAGCCATGTACAAATACCCTTCTGATCTGCCCTATATGAGCTCCTACCACCCCCATACCCAGAAAATGAACTTTGTCTCACCTCACCCTCAAGCACTGCCCGTCACATCTTCCGGCTTCTTTGGTGCGCCAAACCCTTACTGGAACTCACCAGGAGCCGGCCTCTACCCCAGTCCACGCCATCCAGCCACCCACATGCCCCCTCATCTCGGCACCTATTACTAG
- the erg gene encoding transcriptional regulator ERG isoform X5 gives MTASAVSEYGQSKLSPRATQQDWLTPPPGRVTIKMECSNGGGGSIGGGGGRVGQVNGSRTSPDDCSVGKGKMASGGDAAPMTCISYMEDKHAAPPNMTTNERRVIVPADPTLWTPDHVRQWLEWAVREYGLLEVDVSLFHNIDGKELCKMSKENFQRLTPSYNADILLSHLHYLRETPLPHLTSDDVDKALQNSPRLMHARNTGGASFIFPNAPVYPPDTPRAPARPDLSYEAARRSAWPPQSASTNKVAQSSPAIVTKTEEQRPQLDPYQVLGPTSSRLANPGSGQIQLWQFLLELLSDSANSSCITWEGTNGEFKMTDPDEVARRWGERKSKPNMNYDKLSRALRYYYDKNIMTKVHGKRYAYKFDFHGIAQALQPHPPESAMYKYPSDLPYMSSYHPHTQKMNFVSPHPQALPVTSSGFFGAPNPYWNSPGAGLYPSPRHPATHMPPHLGTYY, from the exons ATGACAGCATCAGCAGTGAGTGAGTATGGCCAGAGTAAGCTGAGTCCCAGAGCAACACAGCAGGACTGGCTCACCCCTCCACCTGGCCGTGTCACCATCAAGATGGAGTGCAGcaatggaggaggaggaagtatAGGAGGAGGAGGCGGAAGAGTGGGTCAGGTGAACGGCTCAAG gacCTCTCCAGATGACTGCAGTGTGGGTAAAGGAAAGATGGCAAGTGGAGGCGATGCTGCTCCTATGACCTGCATCAGCTACATGGAGGACAAACATGCTGCCCCGCCCAATATGACAACCAACGAGCGCAGAGTCATTGTACCTGCag ACCCGACACTATGGACACCAGATCACGTGCGTCAGTGGCTGGAGTGGGCTGTAAGGGAGTATGGCTTGCTGGAGGTGGACGTCTCGCTCTTCCACAACATTGATGGCAAGGAGCTCTGCAAGATGAGCAAAGAGAACTTTCAGCGACTCACGCCCAGTTACAATGCTGACATCCTACTGTCTCATCTGCACTACCTACGGGAGA CTCCACTTCCCCATTTGACTTCAGACGATGTTGACAAAGCCTTGCAAAACTCGCCACGGTTAATGCATGCACGTAACACAG GAGGTGCAAGCTTCATCTTCCCCAATGCTCCTGTCTACCCACCTGACACTCCGAGAGCCCCTGCAAGACCAG ATTTGTCTTATGAAGCTGCAAGACGATCTGCATGGCCACCCCAATCAGCATCAACTAATAAAG TTGCACAGTCCTCACCCGCCATTGTCACCAAAACAGAGGAGCAGAGGCCACAGCTTg ATCCATATCAGGTTTTGGGTCCAACAAGCAGCAGACTGGCAAACCCAG GCTCGGGCCAAATCCAGCTGTGGCAGTTCCTGCTGGAGCTGCTCTCAGACAGTgcgaactcgagctgcatcacatGGGAGGGCACTAATGGTGAGTTCAAGATGACAGACCCGGACGAGGTGGCTCGCCGCTGGGGAGAGCGTAAGAGCAAGCCCAACATGAACTATGACAAGCTGAGCCGTGCTCTGCGCTACTACTATGACAAAAACATCATGACCAAAGTGCATGGCAAACGTTATGCCTACAAGTTTGACTTCCACGGCATTGCCCAGGCCTTACAGCCTCATCCTCCTGAGTCAGCCATGTACAAATACCCTTCTGATCTGCCCTATATGAGCTCCTACCACCCCCATACCCAGAAAATGAACTTTGTCTCACCTCACCCTCAAGCACTGCCCGTCACATCTTCCGGCTTCTTTGGTGCGCCAAACCCTTACTGGAACTCACCAGGAGCCGGCCTCTACCCCAGTCCACGCCATCCAGCCACCCACATGCCCCCTCATCTCGGCACCTATTACTAG